The Carassius gibelio isolate Cgi1373 ecotype wild population from Czech Republic chromosome B22, carGib1.2-hapl.c, whole genome shotgun sequence genome window below encodes:
- the LOC127987486 gene encoding amphoterin-induced protein 3-like isoform X1, with protein sequence MLCAQGVAAPLMLSSLLLQLVRANLPSGCLIASDILSCTNLGLDQVPEELPVMVATLDFNHNRLERLEEGGFAGLPNLDTVRLAHNQLSRLTPGTFRNTSNIRHLDLSSNQLNIIEEHYFQDLVGIKELLLYNNQIVRVESKALSGLSNLQKAYLSHNRLTDFPFFSIQEHANLTTLDLSSNRMPNLPVKDIEALKEKIQNGLFLHNNSLICECSMYGLFKQWEYRGFTSVTDFWEEHTCLIYGEQRAMVRFLKHVRYFENCKIKPPVKKISMEAYAGDSVMLDCITSLKGKHLNYSWVTKSYGYLAPPFSNNMLQMHPNGSLEIFAVQTNDSGVYLCMVQNHQESSNDSLEVNVTVHTRRQDSEPFNTGFTTLLGCVVSLILVLMYLFLTPCRCWCRKQPLPATPNLANECSAQSSILTPTPPATEGPGRKVSNNKHVVFLEPIKEAQNGRLQAALALDYPKLAVTRSDADSVTSVFSDTTIVP encoded by the coding sequence ATGCTGTGTGCTCAGGGTGTGGCCGCACCCCTAATGCTGAGCTCTCTTCTGCTGCAGCTAGTCAGAGCCAATCTACCTTCCGGCTGCCTGATTGCATCTGATATCCTGAGTTGCACCAACCTTGGCCTCGACCAAGTCCCGGAAGAGTTACCTGTAATGGTCGCGACACTGGACTTCAATCACAACCGCTTAGAACGCCTTGAGGAGGGTGGCTTCGCTGGTCTGCCCAATCTTGACACCGTACGGTTAGCCCACAATCAGCTGAGCAGACTCACGCCTGGAACCTTTCGGAATACAAGCAACATACGCCATCTGGACCTTTCCTCCAATCAACTGAACATTATAGAGGAGCACTACTTTCAAGATTTAGTAGGAATAAAGGAGTTACTCCTTTACAACAACCAAATAGTGAGGGTAGAAAGCAAAGCCCTGAGTGGTTTGAGCAACCTACAAAAAGCCTACTTAAGCCATAACAGACTGACAGATTTCCCCTTCTTTTCTATTCAAGAGCACGCCAATCTCACGACTCTGGATCTAAGTTCGAACCGTATGCCCAACCTTCCCGTCAAAGACATCGAAGCTCTAAAGGAAAAGATACAGAATGGGTTGTTCCTGCACAACAATAGCCTAATTTGTGAGTGCTCCATGTACGGCCTGTTTAAACAATGGGAGTACAGAGGTTTTACCTCAGTGACAGATTTTTGGGAGGAGCATACTTGCTTGATTTACGGTGAGCAACGTGCTATGGTGCGTTTTCTCAAGCATGTGCGATACTTTGAGAATTGCAAAATTAAACCTCCAGTGAAGAAAATTAGCATGGAGGCATATGCTGGGGACTCCGTGATGTTAGATTGTATAACATCATTAAAGGGAAAACATCTCAACTATTCATGGGTAACCAAAAGTTACGGATACCTCGCTCCTCCTTTTAGTAACAATATGCTGCAAATGCATCCGAACGGTTCTTTGGAAATCTTTGCAGTACAAACAAACGACTCTGGGGTGTACTTGTGCATGGTTCAAAACCATCAggagtcaagcaacgattctctTGAAGTTAATGTAACCGTGCATACCCGCCGTCAAGACAGCGAACCCTTTAACACTGGCTTTACAACCCTTCTGGGCTGTGTTGTTAGTTTGATTTTGGTCCTTATGTACCTCTTCTTGACACCCTGTCGCTGCTGGTGTCGCAAACAGCCTCTACCAGCAACACCGAATCTTGCGAACGAATGCAGTGCCCAGTCGTCTATCCTGACACCCACACCACCTGCCACGGAGGGCCCAGGCCGTAAGGTCAGTAACAACAAGCATGTGGTCTTTCTGGAACCCATCAAGGAGGCACAGAATGGGCGGCTGCAGGCAGCACTGGCTCTTGATTATCCCAAGCTGGCCGTAACACGGAGCGATGCTGACTCGGTCACTTCAGTCTTCTCAGATACCACTATTGTGCCATAG
- the LOC127987486 gene encoding amphoterin-induced protein 3-like isoform X2, whose product MLCAQGVAAPLMLSSLLLQLVRANLPSGCLIASDILSCTNLGLDQVPEELPVMVATLDFNHNRLERLEEGGFAGLPNLDTVRLAHNQLSRLTPGTFRNTSNIRHLDLSSNQLNIIEEHYFQDLVGIKELLLYNNQIVRVESKALSGLSNLQKAYLSHNRLTDFPFFSIQEHANLTTLDLSSNRMPNLPVKDIEALKEKIQNGLFLHNNSLICECSMYGLFKQWEYRGFTSVTDFWEEHTCLIYGEQRAMVRFLKHVRYFENCKIKPPVKKISMEAYAGDSVMLDCITSLKGKHLNYSWVTKSYGYLAPPFSNNMLQMHPNGSLEIFAVQTNDSGVYLCMVQNHQESSNDSLEVNVTVHTRRQDSEPFNTGFTTLLGCVVSLILVLMYLFLTPCRCWCRKQPLPATPNLANECSAQSSILTPTPPATEGPGRKMCQSRPAVTQQAPEIWTTRAFPQ is encoded by the coding sequence ATGCTGTGTGCTCAGGGTGTGGCCGCACCCCTAATGCTGAGCTCTCTTCTGCTGCAGCTAGTCAGAGCCAATCTACCTTCCGGCTGCCTGATTGCATCTGATATCCTGAGTTGCACCAACCTTGGCCTCGACCAAGTCCCGGAAGAGTTACCTGTAATGGTCGCGACACTGGACTTCAATCACAACCGCTTAGAACGCCTTGAGGAGGGTGGCTTCGCTGGTCTGCCCAATCTTGACACCGTACGGTTAGCCCACAATCAGCTGAGCAGACTCACGCCTGGAACCTTTCGGAATACAAGCAACATACGCCATCTGGACCTTTCCTCCAATCAACTGAACATTATAGAGGAGCACTACTTTCAAGATTTAGTAGGAATAAAGGAGTTACTCCTTTACAACAACCAAATAGTGAGGGTAGAAAGCAAAGCCCTGAGTGGTTTGAGCAACCTACAAAAAGCCTACTTAAGCCATAACAGACTGACAGATTTCCCCTTCTTTTCTATTCAAGAGCACGCCAATCTCACGACTCTGGATCTAAGTTCGAACCGTATGCCCAACCTTCCCGTCAAAGACATCGAAGCTCTAAAGGAAAAGATACAGAATGGGTTGTTCCTGCACAACAATAGCCTAATTTGTGAGTGCTCCATGTACGGCCTGTTTAAACAATGGGAGTACAGAGGTTTTACCTCAGTGACAGATTTTTGGGAGGAGCATACTTGCTTGATTTACGGTGAGCAACGTGCTATGGTGCGTTTTCTCAAGCATGTGCGATACTTTGAGAATTGCAAAATTAAACCTCCAGTGAAGAAAATTAGCATGGAGGCATATGCTGGGGACTCCGTGATGTTAGATTGTATAACATCATTAAAGGGAAAACATCTCAACTATTCATGGGTAACCAAAAGTTACGGATACCTCGCTCCTCCTTTTAGTAACAATATGCTGCAAATGCATCCGAACGGTTCTTTGGAAATCTTTGCAGTACAAACAAACGACTCTGGGGTGTACTTGTGCATGGTTCAAAACCATCAggagtcaagcaacgattctctTGAAGTTAATGTAACCGTGCATACCCGCCGTCAAGACAGCGAACCCTTTAACACTGGCTTTACAACCCTTCTGGGCTGTGTTGTTAGTTTGATTTTGGTCCTTATGTACCTCTTCTTGACACCCTGTCGCTGCTGGTGTCGCAAACAGCCTCTACCAGCAACACCGAATCTTGCGAACGAATGCAGTGCCCAGTCGTCTATCCTGACACCCACACCACCTGCCACGGAGGGCCCAGGCCGTAAG